The Numenius arquata chromosome 6, bNumArq3.hap1.1, whole genome shotgun sequence sequence GTGAAGCTTTCTATGGAATGTTTAGAGGAAGGACTAAAGGTTGGGAAACGGAGGGATCTGTGTAGCAGGGAAGAACAAGCCtggtttgatttctttcttgACCAGTCTACACTGGCTGATTTTCATCACCTTATCATCTTACCTTTCATCACTTTACCccgtttttttcagttctcttgttTTCTAAGTTTTGTAGCTCACTGTTCTTTATTTCTCAtagtttttccccttttcaaaagATAGGCCTCTACTATCCCCACTGAAGTCCTCTGGGACTTCCATGACTTCTAAAAGGTAATTGTAAATGGTTCAGAGAAGACTTTTGCTAGTTCATTAGGTGCCTGTAGAATTTAATCTGTCCTTGCCACTTTGAAAATACCTAACGTCTTCAGTGTCTTTGAGATGGCTTTCACCTAATCTGGCCTCCAGTCCTACtccttcattaaaattaatttaattaagtaTGATGGATTTGGATATATTTTTCAAGTTAGGTCCTACCTCAGTGTTTTTGTTGAAAGTGAACCTTTTTAATTCAGTTAAGTTTCTGTGCCTTTAGAATTAGTTTATGGTTCAACAAGGAGACATGAAGAATATggtttttgtgtttatttaagaACTTGGAATATTTTcataaagaaatctgaaaaaaaatttactgaacATTTGAGAAGTCAAATGTTTCTAAGAGGgaggcatttattttgttttacattcAGTCAAAAATATATAACTTGGTTCATTTCCCAAATAATGGTTTACCTCACAAATAATGTATGTGTAAAAGAGATTTAGAAACTATATTGAAAACAGTCTTATTTGCAGTTTGTTTCAGCAGTTAACAACTGCTTTCTGCATTGTCAGATAAAATACACACTTAAGATGCTATTGCCAGCTCAGAAGTTCAAGAACAAGTGAAAACTGTtatgaacacttttttttgttactgatCCTATACAAAGATAACAAAGTGTGTTTAGCCAAGGTTGCAAAGCAATTCAAAGCCACTCAAAGTTGCAGAAATATTTCTATGGCctagttttggtgtttgttttttttcccgaAGCAATTGCTTGTGCTGTGCACCCATAAAACTTCTTTCAGGAAGGATACTcagtgagactttttttttatgttttatgtgtTTTGCCTCATTAGAACTTTGTCTCTTGAGTTCCTTGGTATGCTGAACAGGTTTATTGCCTGAAAGTTAGCATTTTTACATGTTTCTGGCAGCAATACAAAGCCGTAAATCATCCATCTCAAGTGTTTCAAAGACCCTGGGTATGCAAATTGCTAGCCTGTGTCAAAGCCTTTCCCATAATGACAGAGGCCACCCCTGGGcatagcaatcatgaaatgatagttttcaattcttggagaagtaaggagaagggttagcagagctgccaccttggacttctagAGGACAGACTTTGACCTGTttaggagcctggttgacagagttgCTTGGGAGCAGCaaccctgaagggcaaaggagtccaggaaggctggacattcttcaagaaggaaatcttaaaggtgcaggctgtccccatgtgccgaaaGACAAGCCagaggggaagaagactggcctggctgaatgGAGatctttggctggaactcaggaaaaaatgagagtttatgacctttggcaggaggggcaggcaactcaggaggactgcAAGGATGTtatgaggttatgcagggagaaaatcagaagggccAAAACCCAaatagaacttaatctggctactgccgcaaaagacaataaaaaatgtatctataaatacattagcaacaaaaggaagcctaaggagaatctccatcctttactgGATGTGGAGGGGAAACAGTGatgaaggatgaggaaaaggctgaggtgcttaatgccttctttgcctcagtttttaaTAGCAAGACCAGGTGTTCTCTGGGTAACCAGCTCCCTGAGCTGGGAGACAGGAAGcggaatgaagcccccgtaatccaaggGGAAACTGTTAGTGACCTGCTGCACTTAAACatgcacaagtctatggggccagatagGATCCACCCAAGgttactgagggagctggcagaagtgctcactgagtcactttCAATCAtatatcagcagtcctggctaaccagggaggtcccagttgactggaggttagcaaatgtgatacCCATCCACAAGAAtagctggaaggaggatccaggaaattacaggcctgtcagtctgacctcggtgcctgggaaggtcatggaacagatcatcttgagcGCCATCACGCGGtatgtacaggacaaccaggtgatcaggcccagtcagtatgggtttatgaaaggcaggtcctgttTGACAAACCTGATCCTCTGTGGCAAGGTGACCCaattagtggatgagggaaaggctgtgaatgTTGATTAcctagacttcagtaaggcctttgacaccatttgcCACaccattctcctggagaaactgtttggtcatggcttggacaggcatACAtgtcgctgggtaaaaaactctCTGGATGGTACtcagagttgtggtgaatggagttaaatccagttggtggccagtcacaattGTTGTTCCcgagggctcagtactggggtcagctctgtttaatatctttatcaatgatctggatgaggggattgtgtgcaccctcagtaagtttgcaaatgacagcAAATTGGgagggagtgttgatctgcttgaggataGGAAGgatctgcagagggatctggacaggctggattgatgagCCAAGGctaattgtatgaggttcaacaaggccaagtgccaggtcctgcacttgggtcgcaACAACTTCATGCaaccctacaggcttggggaagagtggctggagagccacctggtggaaaaggacctgggggtgttggtcaacagctggctgaatatgagccagcagtgtgctcaggtggctgagaaggccaatagcatcctggcctgtatcaagaatatTGTGGCCGGCAGGACTAGGAactgatcgtccccctgtactgggcactggtgaggccccacctcgaatactgtgttcagttttgggcccctcacttcaagaaagacattgaggtgctggagcatgtccagagaagggcaacaaagctggtgaggggactggagaacaagtctgatgaggaacagctgagggatctggggtcATTTAGCCTAGAGAAGCAGAGgctcagaggaagaggaggccttatcactctctacaactacctgaaaggaggttgtagcgaggtggcggttggtctcttttcccaagtaacaggtgataggacaagaggaaatggccttaagttgcaccaggggaggtttagatatatactaggaaaaatttcttcatcgaaagggttatcaagcattggatcaagctgcccagggaagtggatgagtcacatggtttagtggtggacttggcagtgttaggttaaaggttggactcaatgatcttaaaggtcttttccaacataaatgattctataatatttACTGGCACTTACTGACATCATTATTCAGGTTTCTACTTTGCCCTTGCTAGAAGTGATGGCTTCATTATATGGGTTAGATATGGGTATTTCTCATATTCCTTACACAGACAATCTGTTTAGTTGCAATACAGTAGCCAGGTGTCTTTGCAACTAACTTCAGAGCTTGATGAAGTAGTAAATTGATCAATCTCAGTCAAATTCTTCCTTTGCAAGGGTGTGCCATGAGTTGTTAAAAGTTGTAAAGAGATGTTCCACATAGGAGAGGCTGCACTGGAAAAATTCAAATGAATGCTTGCCAGTTAAAGCTGAGCAGAATCAGAGGGATAATTAAAACTTCGGCATACTGTGGAGAAGGAATATGCGGTCACTGGGCTGACAATAAGTCATTATAGTAATGCATTATTTTGAAATCTGTGTGTAACCAAACCATAACAATGTAAAGTAGTCCTACCTTAAGATCATTATATAATTTTCGGGGCTGAAAAATTATTCTCAAAATAGTTTATCAAGAGCAGAGTAATATGTAATGATTTTCATTGTTCTTCAAAGTTCTCATCTACAGAAATAGATGCTTTTCTGAGCACAAGTAAATgaatgctgttggcctttcttctctcttctaatTAAACACTTCCCACTTCAATTCTGCTCTGCCAGCTCAGATGAAAGTTTGGAAATCATCAAAGGGAATCAAGCAGCAAGAAAGTaaggaaaaatggaaagatgGGGGAGGACATAAACAGTGAGGGTAAATGTAAGAATCAAAGGCACAAAACAAAGATATAGCCCAATTTATATCAGGGTAACATGAGACCTATACGTAAATACCACTAAAGTCAATGGTGTTTTCTGAAGTGTGTAAATACAGGCAGAGTGGAAAGGTACCTTCTCCTGCCCTTTCTTAGCATACTATTTCATTAAGATCTGTATCTGTTCAAAGCACTTTCATTATTTCATAAGCTACAATATAGCATTTTCATGTCTTAGCCAAGGTTTATAAAGCTAGGTACTAACCAAAAATTAGATATGTTAAACATACAGATACCAGAAATTCCCTGAGCTGCATAATGCTAAAAGTGGAGAGAACACATTCGTAAACTTTTCCCTATAGCTCTGCTACTGACCAGAGTCAAGGAAAAGATACCGTTCTGACTACCCGAAGCCATCGTCATGTATAATAAAGCATTGCTtgtactttaaaaatgaaaagaaatatcaCTGAGTTTTAAATGTTACAAGTAAATCTTCCCTAAAACATTCGttatgtgtatttatttaattgtCCATGAAATGCAAATCCTCACATGTGCTTTCACTGAAGATGAATTATTGAAGAACAGAAATTATGCATAGAACAAATCCTTAAGTAGACCTTGCACAGCACTTAAATGCTCCACCAATTTTAATTTTGACTTAGTTTCAGGGACGGAACCTGATCAAAGTGGGTTGCAGGCTGGATCAAGGAGCACAAAAATTTAAGTCTTGGCTCATCTTGAAAAGGGTAAATGCTAGATTAGACATCATCTAAAGGCCATGCAGGTAGACAGTACAACTTTCAGATGTATAGCAGCAATTAACTCATCTGATTCATTGCAGTTTTGACTTGAATTAACGTTAATTAACTCTTGTTAATACAGATAAACTAAAATAGAAACCTGTTGACCAGCCTGTTCTGCTTTTTATAGCTCTGAGACACTGCTTCTGATTCATTCACATTAAAACATGAAGTAACAACAacgtttgtggttggtttgttccTAATACTTATAAATCAAGTTATCTCTGTGCAAGTTTAAATGTGACTAGCAGTATAGCATCTAGTTAATTCACATATGCAAAATGGCATAGTACATTTGAGCATCTGTCTATGTGCATTTAAGCAACATAAGTAATTTTCTGAACTAAAACCTCTTTGTGGTTCTCCGTCACTGTGTCTGTTTATTAATCAAGGAAATTTAGTTTAGTTACTGAGTTGTTTTAATCTTTGTACTTTATAATTCATACATACTTACTTGCAAGTGTAATATGTCAGAGCAAAGTCCACCAGAGTAAGAGCAGTGTGAAATAATGAAGATGCAATTTTGCTGCATTTGAGATAGTGTGTTGGAGCTGATTTATTCACCTGGACTTAAGTAGCAGGCAAAGTACAACTGTAAAGAATGAGCTCGctcatttgtgtgtgtttttcttcacCAAGCTTCACTTGAAAGAGGTAAGATGCCTGCCTAGTGCTGGTTTCTTCAGTTGCTTTCTTAATAATTTATAATACCAAGTTCTAGTCTGGAATTAAATGGATCTGTAAATCATTTCAATGTGtaaatatgaggggaaaaaaaagactgactcACTCAAAAATactaagagaaaaacaaaacaactagaGAAATAACTCCAGATGCAAGTACAGATTTCCTGAAGTTCAATGATGATTGTGGgttaggtttgggggttttttttaagttatttataAGATAATAATTTATAATAGCAACAATAATAGAAGCTTTCAGGGAAAATAATACATGACAGTGGGAAATGCAGGCACAGTAGAACCTAAATGCTTTAAGGGAAATCCTGTGCCAAATATCATGGAAGGTAATTTTCCAGTTTATTATGACCCCAGTGTCAAATGACCAGCTTTGCATAAAATAGCAGATCATATGGTAATAGTAAATCAGAATTATTACTGAATAGTTTTAGGTCGAGTAGGTAATTCTGTTTTGCTGATTGTCTGTATGGTAGTTGTAAAAAGTCAACTCTCAAACCTGAACTTTATGACAGCGATTTATCttggacatttttaaaaaaatgtactgaatattttttcactCTGGAAAACAGTTTGCTGAATCTGCTGCTAAGTCATTAAATTTATAAGGAATGTGGCTCTGTTGCAACATAAGCTGCTGCAGAGAAGGGTACGGGCCTCTCTAGACTCTGTGCTGACACTGGCAAGAAATAAGCTCTGACCGATATCTTGCTATAtctgttttctgcctttgtcAATGCCACCGTGGAGAGCTcagtccttaaaaataaaaataaaatagtttggaTAGAGCCTAAGTAAATGTGTCCTTTGAGAGTATGGGAAACACTTGTTACCTTGATTCAGTGTAAGGTGTCGTTGATATAGAAGTTCCTCTTCACTCAAGCTGAGATTTGCCTAAGTGAGGACCCCGGGATGTAGTCCAGTAATAGCCTAAGCCCTCTTGCTATATTGGATGGAGGGTTACCAGATGTGTAACCCTAAAAGGAGGACAAAATGAGGCTCAAAACTGTTTGGATTTAATATATTGAATCCTTATGGGTTTTGAAGAGGCTGAAGAAaagttctttttgctttgtttttgagcttcttttaaaatctgatttaaacCTGTAACCTATTATTTAAAGCTGTAGATGGAAATTCACACAAAACAGAGTCAGATGTGCTGAAGTGAGTCCTCCAGTGCATGAAAATATTCCCAGTACTCAGAAAGCCATGTCTTTGAGTTCTGTTTGAACTACAGTCAGCAGAGCTAGTATTACTGTTTCTGCCAGTTCGACCACTATAGTTTGGACTCGGGGAATAAGCAAAATTCAATTCTGATAAAAATaagatgtgcttttcttttttgtcattaCATTACTTTCTATGGCTTTTTGTCAGACACAAAATTGCATTATGTTTCATTGACCAGCATGGTACAGTGAGAGACATTCTAAGTGTCACAGCACAGCGCTCCGTGTCAGAGGGATGACCAGTCAGAAATAGAGTGTGAGACATCAGGAAAAGGAGAGGTCCTTGACAGATGGGAGAAGCCAATTTGGCCACTATATTGAAGCTAGGTATTtcaattctttcttcttcaggaCTTTCATACTAAAAGTCAtaaatctttccattttcagTTCCAGTCTGTGTTACAGTTCTGTATTGGTGCAGGAGGACTGACTTGGAAGGAAGATGTTGACGAGCTCAGCGGGACTTATTCTGTTCTTACTCTTTCATTGCACTGTGTCAGTGAGCACCAAAGAGGTAGTGGACTTGGCTAATGCCCACCTTCTCCCCCAAAGAGGCTACGAGAGACTGAGTAACACCAATGAAAAAGGTACTCATGAAGACAGCAAGTGATCTGGATGCATGCTGTGTTTTACTTTATTGCTTTGTTATAACGTTTTCAGCCAACGCATTTGAACGTTAGCCCTGCAAAAATACTTTGCAATGTGAACATGTCCTCCCCTGAAGTCCAGAATCTTTAAAACCATTGCTCAGCTGTCATCTAATTCAAGAGAAATTAACAGgggttttttgtaaaaaaatattttatagcatttGGAGACTTACTCTTAGGACAATCATACCTACATTATATCTGACACCTCGGTACCTAAAACCCATCGGTACCTATAACTGAGGCATCCCTAGCATGCAAGGTCCAGCTTGGTAGGTTTTCTAATGTATTTACCAGAGTAGATCCCACATAACAGGTACACAACAAGAGCAGTGGGATTGattcattttcctcctctgaCTGATGGCACTTGAGGGTTTATAAAATTCACTTTCCAAGTGAATCATGCAACAGTCAGCCTAaatgattttctcattttctgtctaTAGAAGTTGTTCCATTTTACATTAATAATATTCACTGAGAAAGGCAAATACAAGTGTCACTGTATATATCACTGACTTGGACGTTCCCATATAAATCAACTAAATAATCATTCTACAAAATCATGGGATCAGGTTTGGAGTCAGGCTATGTCTACCAGGTGAATGTTCTAACAACTGGGGTACAGAGTCATGTACACAGTTCTGCTCTTTCAGGACATTTAATAATGTCATGCAGATAGTATTGAGATTTGAAGTATTCTATTCATGGCTGTAGATTCTATTAGGCAATGAAAGGCATAAAAGTAAGACCTTGGAAAGCCTATATACTCCTGTAAATCTGCCCTGAGTGGCTTAGAAGTACCAATAAACTTCTGAATATCAAATATAAAAGACTGTATTTAACACAATACTGGTACTATGAATAATACTATTTAACAGGTTTAGTCCATCTGGACTTCTACAAAGCCTATGATAAAATACGTCATGCAATATTAAATCACAGAAGGTAGGGTTACGTTATAATTTCAGTAGAGATTGAAAAGAAAACGGCAATGACTTGGGTAGAAAAGTAAACCATAAACTCAAGGGGAGACTGGAAGTATTTGCTTATAGGTGATCTTTTCAGTATTCTTATTAAGAATACTGATGCAAAAATAGGAATATGCTGATAAAATTGAATGATAACATGAAGTAGAGAAATATCAATACAAAGAATTAGAAtattacacagaaaaaataatcagatgttCTTAAGTAATACCTTTGGGAtgaaaaataaagtacaaaattCTAGGTTTTACTGCAAGGTGTGGACCTTACCAGTTACAAAGATCCAAAGAACAAACTCTAGATTAAAGGCAACTAAACAATAAAAAGGCAAtccaagaatatattttaataagaCTTGAGAAAAATCAGTGGCACTATATAAGGCCATCTGCAATATTGTGTGCAAATTTTACCCACATTCTAGGAGATTAATTTGCAGTGAAGAAGTGCAGGAAAGCTACTAAGACAATTAAGGAACAGAAGTTTTATCTTACACTAAATAATAAAAGAACTTATTTATCTTAACAGAATTTACCCCAACAAAATAAAGGCTGATTAAAAATATAGTTGTCTTCATGGTACATCGGGGCTTGTTACCCAGGAAGAAGCACTATTTAACTAAAGGACAACATGACACAAGAGAGAAATGGATGGACAGTGGGCATTAATAAAATTAGATTGGAAACCAGATAAGTATTTCTATCAGAGTAGTGACAGTTATTGAACTCTACAGTGCTTTCCAGttggaagagaagaaatttaATAATTCTGTGAAGACTGCATGATATAATTCCCTACAGGACAGGTAGCAGATAAAATAGTCACTCACGGTCCCTTTGTCTTTCCAGAAAGCTGGGAAGCTGGGGGCTTCCATGTACTTTTGATCTGTTGGTCATGAGACCATACAATGAGATGGATTCTTTTCagattctgttttctgttcaggaaaagaaaaacaatttgctCAGTAAAAGGATCAGCAGGGGCTCTCTGGTCAGTGGTTTGGGaagagaagaggtttttttctgagctttttttttaaaatttttatctttGGAAATATTCTTCCTTAGctgtttttttttgcaaatttttggaagaaaagaaaaaaagaaaaaaaataataatatcttGCCAAACTACCCTAGTTTCCCAGAAGAACAAGTTAAGTTCTAAATGCAGTATCTAAATTCCCATCCGTCATTATCAAGGCAGAAAATAAGATTTCATAGGTCTGAAGAACTGTCATTTTACATCACGGGTGGTCTGTAGGAATTTTTCTTACAGAGATATTTAAATTGTCAAGTTTTTATTAAATATAGATGGCAATTATTCCATAGTATAATGATATGCCTTTCAACTCTATGGAGAAGTGAGTTATTTCAATTCAGAAACATGTTTCTGAGTAACGGAACAGACATTGAATAACACCCTTCTCTAGAAAAGGAATTCTTTATATATTAACTCATACAtacataaatttatatttaaataaattatattctggTTCTTAGGAGTCTCAAAGTCAATTGTAAAAAGCAGAGCATTGTGCCTTAGTCTCAAAGATGCTTGATACTATACTACAGCAAGAAGTTACCTTATAAgcaagttacatttaaaaaacatatatttcAGCCCAGTAGAGAGGGTCATCCCAAGCCTTATATGCCATTTTCATCACCCTTTGAGTCTACTGGATAaacaataaaatggaaaagcacTTTAGTGTGTTTTCCTGATATTGGTGTTCAGCACTGCACAGCACTGTAGTTATACCTGCAAATTAGTGGTAAGATTTAGCCTGGAGTTTGAGTGACAAGAGCTGTTCCTAAGAAAATCCTCAGATGTTTGTAAGTTTTGTATTAGCAAGAAATGTGCTTTAATGTTTCCCTTTTATCAATGAACACATGGCATATGTATCGGAATTTAATACAAGGATGTTACAAATGCCTGAAGAATAAATTAGTTAAAGAGAAATTAGATTTATTTGTTGAGGATAAGGCTTGGTCTAGTAATTGAACACAATTGTCCAACACTTGGCACAGGGAATTGGAAACTTGCTGACTAGTCTAACTGGAAGaagacaggaggaaaaggaaTGATCTTTACATAACTTTTGGCTTTTCAACCACGTTTCTGTCATAAATGGAAAATCACACTTTTGTTGTATGACAGGgtaacaaatcctttttttttcttaatttctgaacATTTCCTGCATGTTCTGCCCTGAAGTCTTCCCCCTTTAGCTGAGCAGGTGCCCACCAGCTGGGATGAAGTCAGAGTCACCTTCCAGTCAGAAGGCAATCGTTCACTCATTCTAAAGGACAGAGTTCAATATCTAAAATGTACTATTTGAACAGCAatttactttaaaactttttctctttttcctactCAGACTATGCAAGGGATTGTTTTGAGATTTTTCAGCGCTCCAAAGGAAATTCCAGGGATGGTCTTTACATCGTCCAACCAAAGGAGGACCCAATTGTTGTCTTTTGTAACATGCAGGATGGTGGCTGGACAGTAATCCAGCACATTACTGCTAATAGTACTGTCGACTTTGATAGGACCTGGCAGGATTACAAATACGGATTTGGCTCCGTTCAAGATAACCACTGGTTAGGAAATGAATATATGCATCAGTTAACTAGCAGCTCCATGAAATATATACTTGGAGTTAAACTTGTAAACCTAAATGCTGAAATCAAATGGGGACAGTATGAACCATTCCTTATTGAAGATGAAGCATCTCAATACCGAATCAGGGTTGGTCTATACAAAGGCAATGCCACTGATGCTCTGACCTTGGACACGGAAGCTTATCTCCATGACAACCAGAAGTTCACCACCAAGGACAGAGACAATGACAATTACTTTCAGAATTGTGCTAAACTGGAACTCAATGGCGTTCCTGGAGGAGGCTGGTGGTACGATGCGTGTGCTGGAGCAAATCTAAACCGTAGGAACGTGATATACTGGCAAAAGGACTGCAACAAGCAACGGATGTGCAAGTTTGCATGGATGATGATCAAACCCATTGACCACAGCGTGTCATATCCAACCAAGTCCTGTCCATGTCAGAAAGTTGAACTGTAGATAAGCCGTGTTACTTTGAAAGGAACATGGATTCTTTGTCCAGTGACTGGGGTAAACTCACATTGACTGAATAATCGCACTAAGTAATCATGACGGAAAATTTAATTTGGGCCTCTGCAAGGGCTTTTTGCTAGCATATCATCCATGACTGGACCAGGACACAGACATCTACCAACCACATAAGTGGAAGTCACTGTCAGAAACTAAGACCTCTAccagaaaatttaaataattaattttatagcCATAAGAGGAGTCAGGTATGAAATCCAGGATGTGATATCTTGTACAAGATATACATGAATATACATGCATTTCAGAAGCTTTTGCTCCAGTATGAACATTCATGGTTGATCTCCTATAATTGCACATCTTCGCATATCACGCAGGAAGGAAATTTTTAGCGAAGTACCTACATTTACAAAATGCATATTGGAGAGTATTGTGTATCATAGGGCAGCATCAGgcctttccattttatttttcatcaaagatattttaatatataaaattggAATGAGCCTCATCTCCCATGGCTTCTTTTCCCCTTCATTGACTCTTCTATTTATCTCTACTTTTTAATGATCCCATACACAATGAAGTATTCAGCAtaggcttttcttccttctttttagaTCACTCAGAGCTAATGGGATCATCAGCTTTCCCATTTAAAGCTACTAATCCAAAGCTTACAACTCCTCTGAATTTTTCCCCAAGAAACTCAGTGaatgtatatttttaagaaatcaaattGATTTCACAATTATTTACTTattgctccatttttttcctgcatgagtCTACTTTGTTTACCATGTTTTGACTGTTGCTTCTCCCTGTTCCATGATGTGCTtcagctttctctgtttttttaaaactgctaTGAGAAAAAGAGTGTTggctttatttcacattttctagCTTCAATTGTTTTGGCACTCAACCTTGACATTATTTAAACAGggtctttttttctggttataaaatagaaaatagttaAATTTCATTATAGATTCATCTGTTTTAAAATCGTAAATAAAAGGATTTCAGTTTTGATAATCCTGTAGACCTTGATTTCTTTTACAGCTGTTTGGGTTACTTCACACATTTCTATGTTACTGGAATAGCTGTATGACAGCTGAAGAGTTTTCATTGCTGCATTCTACAAAATTTCAGGATAATAATTAGAGTATCTTGTATGTTTTCTTGAATATTTCAATTACAGAAACTCAGCCAAGAGATACTGGCAAACTCCtgctttttaatttagaaatggaAATCTCATAATTTCCATGAAAATTACTTCATATAAAATACACTGTATTGTGTTTTGAGAAGACCAAGATTTCCAGGATTACCTAAGAAGACACATTAATTAGGAAGTGGGAAAgccaagaaaacaatttttattttttagaatgcACTGTAACATTTTCAGAATGATATACAGATATGTTATGTGGGTGA is a genomic window containing:
- the LOC141466145 gene encoding fibrinogen-like protein 1-like protein, which gives rise to MLTSSAGLILFLLFHCTVSVSTKEVVDLANAHLLPQRGYERLSNTNEKDYARDCFEIFQRSKGNSRDGLYIVQPKEDPIVVFCNMQDGGWTVIQHITANSTVDFDRTWQDYKYGFGSVQDNHWLGNEYMHQLTSSSMKYILGVKLVNLNAEIKWGQYEPFLIEDEASQYRIRVGLYKGNATDALTLDTEAYLHDNQKFTTKDRDNDNYFQNCAKLELNGVPGGGWWYDACAGANLNRRNVIYWQKDCNKQRMCKFAWMMIKPIDHSVSYPTKSCPCQKVEL